A genomic stretch from Flavobacterium humidisoli includes:
- a CDS encoding MATE family efflux transporter: MNLKQYTKEFSYNLRLAYPVILGMVGHTLIGIVDNIMVGKIGSTELAAVSLGNSMIFIAMSLGIGFSTAITPIVAEGDAEKNDTKIRSAFHHGLFLCTILGLVLFTVIMFAKPIMELLKQPEDVIVLAKPYLGWVAFSLIPLVMYQGYKQFADGMSLTKYSMYAMVMANVLHVGINYVLIYGIWIFPKMGIIGAALGTVISRIFLVMFMHIMLSRRDDLKRFFKGFSFNEIKKTMIKKIISIGFPSAMQMLFEVVLFTASIWLCGNIGKTSQAANQIALSLASMTFMFAMGLSVTSMVRVSNQRGLMDYKKLIVVARSIFLLAIILETLFAIFFIIFHDYLPYIFLNMENTGQILDNEEVIGIASKLLLIAAVFQISDGIQVVVLGALRGLQDVKVPMYITFVAYWVIGFPISYYLGEHTELKAQGVWVGLLAGLTAAAICLYIRFHYLTKRLIEKSDIE; the protein is encoded by the coding sequence GTGAATTTGAAGCAGTACACCAAAGAGTTTTCGTATAATTTAAGACTAGCCTATCCCGTAATTTTGGGTATGGTCGGACATACTTTAATTGGTATTGTCGATAATATAATGGTTGGTAAAATTGGAAGTACAGAATTGGCGGCAGTTTCACTTGGTAATAGTATGATTTTTATTGCAATGTCTTTAGGAATCGGGTTTTCTACAGCCATTACGCCAATCGTTGCCGAAGGCGATGCAGAGAAAAACGATACCAAAATTCGTTCTGCTTTTCATCATGGATTATTTCTATGTACCATTCTAGGACTGGTACTTTTTACCGTTATCATGTTTGCTAAACCCATTATGGAATTGTTAAAACAGCCAGAAGATGTTATTGTACTTGCAAAACCGTATTTAGGATGGGTAGCTTTTTCTCTCATTCCGCTTGTGATGTATCAGGGGTATAAGCAATTTGCAGACGGAATGTCTTTGACAAAATATTCCATGTATGCGATGGTAATGGCAAATGTACTTCACGTAGGTATAAATTATGTTTTGATTTACGGAATCTGGATTTTTCCAAAAATGGGAATTATTGGTGCAGCATTAGGAACCGTAATTTCAAGAATATTTTTGGTAATGTTCATGCATATTATGCTTTCGCGAAGAGATGATTTAAAGCGATTTTTTAAAGGTTTTAGTTTTAATGAAATCAAAAAAACTATGATCAAAAAAATTATAAGCATCGGATTTCCTTCTGCAATGCAAATGCTTTTTGAAGTGGTTTTATTTACGGCTTCAATCTGGCTTTGCGGGAACATCGGAAAAACAAGTCAGGCAGCCAATCAGATTGCTTTGAGTTTGGCTTCGATGACTTTTATGTTTGCAATGGGATTAAGCGTAACTTCTATGGTGCGTGTCAGCAATCAGAGAGGTTTAATGGATTATAAAAAGCTAATTGTTGTTGCACGTTCTATCTTTTTGCTTGCTATAATCTTAGAGACTCTTTTTGCAATCTTCTTTATTATTTTCCATGATTATCTTCCATATATTTTCTTAAACATGGAAAATACAGGGCAGATTTTAGATAACGAAGAAGTTATTGGTATTGCCTCAAAACTGCTTTTAATTGCAGCTGTTTTCCAGATTTCTGACGGAATTCAAGTTGTGGTTCTGGGCGCTTTACGCGGATTGCAAGACGTAAAAGTGCCAATGTACATTACTTTTGTAGCGTATTGGGTTATTGGTTTTCCGATTTCATATTATTTAGGAGAACATACAGAACTGAAAGCGCAGGGAGTTTGGGTTGGACTTTTGGCAGGTTTGACCGCAGCGGCAATTTGTCTTTATATTCGTTTTCATTACTTGACAAAGAGATTAATTGAGAAATCAGATATAGAATAA
- a CDS encoding DUF6268 family outer membrane beta-barrel protein, protein MNKTIFYLSQLLLFLLATVAARSQSGISGEFKLDFVPFSRYVRPIDSTKTNAESNFKRAQIAFEVPLSLKMDKYDHPKLWSVFFNGSYAKMENRNYNIQDLPVEFQSGFPNELLNTQIGVKHLRSISPSWSLLIMASVGVYTDMVEINKDDVLIQGGILFIKQFNPKLALGAGPVLTNSFGVPMVLPGIYFNWESTGALHFKVAFPEGVEIGYRMSDHFDLKAVAELSGMTAETKIGNKSTLLGYQQIIAGLRPQMKLGKHWILEPTGGTTLVRSFSTTNRKIKEIFKEKDIADPKFTTTFYGAIALKWKF, encoded by the coding sequence ATGAACAAAACAATCTTTTATCTATCGCAACTTTTACTTTTTTTACTTGCCACAGTTGCTGCACGCTCACAATCAGGAATCTCAGGCGAATTTAAACTCGATTTTGTCCCATTTTCTAGATATGTAAGGCCAATAGACAGTACTAAAACAAATGCTGAAAGCAATTTTAAAAGAGCACAGATCGCTTTTGAAGTGCCACTATCTTTAAAAATGGATAAATACGATCATCCAAAACTCTGGTCTGTATTTTTTAATGGCAGTTACGCCAAAATGGAAAACAGAAACTACAATATCCAAGATTTACCAGTAGAATTTCAAAGCGGATTCCCGAATGAATTACTCAATACACAAATTGGAGTTAAGCATTTACGCTCCATTTCTCCTTCGTGGTCTTTATTAATAATGGCTTCCGTTGGTGTTTATACAGACATGGTCGAAATTAATAAAGATGATGTCCTGATTCAAGGGGGAATTCTTTTTATCAAACAATTTAATCCTAAATTGGCTTTGGGTGCAGGTCCTGTTTTAACTAATAGTTTTGGTGTCCCAATGGTTCTTCCTGGAATTTATTTTAACTGGGAATCTACTGGCGCTTTACATTTTAAAGTTGCTTTTCCAGAAGGTGTAGAAATAGGTTATCGAATGTCTGATCATTTTGACCTAAAAGCAGTAGCCGAATTAAGCGGAATGACAGCTGAAACCAAAATTGGAAATAAATCTACATTATTAGGATATCAGCAAATAATTGCAGGCTTAAGACCTCAGATGAAATTAGGAAAACATTGGATTTTAGAACCAACTGGCGGAACTACTCTTGTTCGAAGTTTTTCGACGACTAACCGAAAAATTAAAGAAATCTTTAAGGAAAAAGATATTGCAGATCCAAAATTCACCACTACCTTTTATGGAGCAATAGCTCTAAAATGGAAATTCTAG
- a CDS encoding LytR/AlgR family response regulator transcription factor — protein sequence MIMKCLIIDDEPIARNGIADFVSKIDFLETVATCASALEATSYLQEKQIDLMFLDINMPYLSGLEFLESLENPPLVIFTTAYSEHALDGYRLQVVDYLLKPITFQRFYQASLKAKQWHQMINSPKQNQLDPFLYVRQEEGFQKISWIDILYIEGMQNYAKLHFKDKVLIIHQTMISLEETLPAEIFFRIHKSFLVNITHIDSISGGRLLIKGQELPISRTRKEVLLKEVVYKNLLSR from the coding sequence ATGATTATGAAATGTCTCATTATCGATGATGAACCCATAGCAAGAAACGGAATAGCAGATTTCGTTTCTAAAATTGATTTTCTAGAAACTGTAGCGACTTGTGCTTCGGCGCTAGAAGCGACTTCATATCTTCAGGAAAAGCAAATCGATTTGATGTTTCTGGATATCAATATGCCTTATTTATCGGGACTGGAGTTTTTAGAATCTTTAGAGAATCCACCGTTAGTGATTTTTACAACTGCTTATTCAGAACATGCTTTAGATGGATACAGACTTCAGGTTGTAGATTATTTATTAAAACCAATTACATTTCAGCGTTTTTATCAGGCTTCGTTAAAAGCAAAGCAATGGCATCAGATGATCAATTCTCCAAAACAAAATCAATTGGATCCTTTTTTATATGTGCGTCAGGAAGAAGGATTTCAGAAAATTTCTTGGATCGACATTTTATATATCGAAGGAATGCAAAATTATGCTAAGCTTCATTTTAAGGACAAAGTACTGATTATTCATCAGACCATGATTTCCTTAGAAGAAACACTCCCTGCAGAAATTTTCTTTAGAATCCATAAATCATTTTTGGTAAATATTACCCATATAGATTCTATTTCTGGCGGACGACTATTAATAAAAGGACAAGAACTACCTATTTCAAGAACTCGCAAAGAAGTATTATTGAAAGAGGTAGTCTATAAAAATTTATTAAGCAGATAG
- a CDS encoding sensor histidine kinase, which yields MFLVFFWCLLGFTIWGQLIEDYSFWSAFSQSVLILFCSTALAHFLSDVLLPRALRKNKMALFAFQGVIVVLLLSFCLATVYAVFSNPEARSRVYPDGEDLSTLQFLWVQFYGSIPAAILINGTACGLRFYQEHNVIERNHAQLQQVHLEAQIKILQDQINPHLMFNVLNHIHILMQSNVKLASDLLVQFSDILRYQLYECNKEYVPLHLEIKYLKDLIAVEETRWGNELEVKSKWSIENGQLQIVPLLLVPLIENAFKHVSRLPNQKRYVHLSCKQLNNQLNFKIENSYTEQYKAPSKNQGLGLENVKKRLEIQYPEKHKLNIHKTDSDFTVTVVLDLK from the coding sequence ATGTTCCTAGTCTTTTTTTGGTGTTTATTAGGTTTTACAATTTGGGGTCAGTTAATAGAAGATTATAGTTTTTGGTCGGCATTTTCTCAATCTGTTTTAATCTTGTTTTGTTCGACAGCTTTAGCACATTTTTTAAGTGATGTATTATTGCCTCGAGCTTTGCGAAAAAATAAAATGGCTTTGTTTGCTTTTCAAGGCGTTATAGTTGTTCTTCTTTTGTCATTTTGTCTTGCAACAGTTTATGCTGTTTTTTCAAATCCAGAAGCACGAAGCAGAGTGTATCCTGATGGAGAAGATCTGAGTACATTGCAGTTTTTATGGGTACAATTTTATGGGAGTATTCCAGCGGCAATTTTGATAAATGGTACAGCCTGTGGACTGCGATTTTATCAGGAACATAATGTTATCGAAAGAAATCATGCGCAATTACAGCAAGTTCATTTAGAAGCGCAAATCAAGATTTTACAAGATCAAATTAATCCGCACTTAATGTTCAATGTTTTGAATCATATTCATATTCTGATGCAGAGCAATGTAAAATTGGCTTCAGATTTATTGGTTCAATTTTCGGATATTTTGAGGTATCAATTGTATGAATGCAACAAGGAATATGTGCCTCTGCATCTTGAAATTAAGTATTTGAAAGATTTAATTGCTGTTGAAGAGACCAGATGGGGAAATGAATTAGAGGTTAAAAGTAAATGGAGCATTGAAAATGGACAGCTTCAGATTGTACCTTTACTTTTAGTTCCGTTAATTGAAAATGCTTTTAAACACGTTTCTAGGCTTCCAAACCAAAAAAGATATGTGCATTTGTCCTGCAAACAACTCAACAATCAATTGAATTTTAAAATTGAAAACTCTTATACCGAGCAATATAAAGCACCTTCAAAAAATCAAGGGTTAGGTTTGGAAAATGTAAAGAAAAGGCTGGAAATACAATATCCAGAAAAGCACAAATTAAACATTCATAAAACCGATTCTGATTTTACCGTTACAGTAGTTTTAGATTTAAAATAA
- a CDS encoding PPK2 family polyphosphate kinase, with translation MKSIDPKDFKVTDKIKLSKLPTLLNVDADDDEKEEKLDKVQAKLSDLQDVMYAHNKYSVLICLQGMDTSGKDSLIREVFKEFNPRGVVVHSFKTPTSTELEHDYLWRHYIALPEKGKFAIFNRTHYENVLVTRVHPEYVLAENLPEINSVDDITPDFWENRIEQINNFEKHISQNGTIVMKFYLHLSKEEQRQRLLRRLEEEKHNWKFSPGDLKERGYWDEYMKYYEEAINKTSTSHAPWYIVPADDKEMSRYIVAKIIWEEMKKHTDIKEPELDEKTASNIELYKKELGEK, from the coding sequence ATGAAGTCAATAGACCCAAAAGATTTTAAAGTTACCGATAAAATAAAATTAAGCAAGCTTCCGACATTACTAAATGTTGATGCGGATGATGACGAAAAAGAAGAAAAATTAGATAAGGTACAAGCCAAATTAAGCGATTTGCAGGATGTAATGTATGCGCACAACAAATACAGCGTTTTGATTTGTCTGCAAGGAATGGATACTTCGGGGAAAGATAGTTTGATTCGCGAAGTTTTTAAGGAATTTAATCCGCGTGGAGTAGTAGTGCATAGTTTTAAAACGCCAACTTCAACAGAACTGGAGCATGATTATTTATGGCGCCATTATATTGCATTGCCAGAAAAAGGAAAGTTTGCGATTTTTAATAGAACTCATTATGAAAATGTTCTCGTGACACGAGTGCATCCTGAATATGTTTTAGCCGAAAACTTACCGGAAATTAATTCTGTTGATGATATCACTCCAGATTTTTGGGAAAACAGAATTGAACAGATTAATAATTTTGAAAAGCATATTTCTCAAAACGGAACAATCGTAATGAAATTCTATCTGCATTTGAGCAAAGAAGAACAGCGCCAGCGTTTATTACGTCGTTTGGAGGAAGAAAAACACAATTGGAAATTTTCGCCTGGAGATTTGAAAGAGCGTGGCTATTGGGATGAATACATGAAATATTATGAAGAAGCAATCAATAAAACATCGACTTCGCATGCTCCATGGTATATTGTTCCTGCTGACGACAAAGAAATGTCACGCTATATTGTAGCAAAAATTATCTGGGAAGAAATGAAAAAACATACCGATATTAAAGAACCTGAGCTAGACGAAAAAACCGCTTCAAATATCGAATTGTATAAGAAAGAATTAGGAGAGAAATAG
- a CDS encoding DUF6929 family protein, with protein MEKFTLEILFQIIGIGSASGLFYNNDALYVIGDNSGFLYEYNMQNHQLNQHALIDNPTQNIPKNLKPDFESLTHHNDTLYIFGSGSTENRNKMIEFDLKSKTVLQKNNLVDLYAVMQNFGEIKPEDFNLEGAIFDGENWYLFNRGNGISNKNTIFTIHAKNLGEEFALISVNYKLPKIKGVRSSFTDAVLVDDKIYFLSTAEDTKSTYDDGEILGSFIGRIDIKTMKIDFTQKITSTNKFEGLTFYKKENNKIEFLLCEDNDTDLLETKIYKLTIPAK; from the coding sequence ATGGAAAAATTCACATTAGAAATATTATTTCAAATCATCGGAATCGGTTCGGCATCAGGTTTATTTTATAACAATGACGCACTTTATGTAATTGGCGACAACAGCGGATTCTTATACGAATACAATATGCAGAATCATCAATTGAACCAGCACGCTTTAATTGACAATCCGACACAAAATATTCCGAAAAACTTAAAACCCGATTTTGAATCGCTAACGCATCATAACGATACGTTGTATATTTTTGGCTCCGGCTCAACCGAAAACCGAAACAAAATGATTGAATTTGATTTGAAGTCCAAAACTGTTTTACAGAAAAACAATTTAGTCGATTTGTATGCTGTAATGCAGAATTTCGGAGAAATAAAACCCGAAGATTTTAATCTAGAAGGCGCTATTTTCGATGGCGAAAATTGGTATTTATTCAATCGAGGAAATGGAATTTCAAACAAAAACACCATTTTTACCATTCACGCCAAAAACCTTGGAGAAGAATTCGCTTTGATTTCTGTCAATTACAAACTTCCAAAAATAAAAGGCGTTCGTTCCAGTTTTACAGATGCTGTTTTGGTCGATGATAAAATCTATTTCCTTTCAACCGCAGAAGATACCAAATCAACTTATGATGACGGAGAAATCTTAGGAAGCTTCATTGGAAGAATCGATATTAAAACGATGAAAATAGATTTCACTCAAAAAATAACCTCAACCAATAAATTTGAAGGTTTAACTTTCTACAAAAAAGAAAACAATAAAATTGAGTTTTTGCTTTGTGAGGATAATGACACGGATCTTTTGGAAACGAAAATCTACAAATTGACAATTCCGGCTAAATAA
- a CDS encoding prolyl oligopeptidase family serine peptidase: protein MIRKTAFTLLAFITSQISQAQYQYPSTLEQPVVDDYYGTKITDSYRWLEDMKKPEVQKWFKDQGDFTNSLIKKISGRDALFNRMKEISTLAGDDYGYVKQLGNNYYYTKKKKGESIYKLYICKGLNGTEVLLLDPNTYKKDATITSFNISPDQKKLAVTLSQDGAEVCDLRIMDIESKTFLPDNLNPVWSEFSFEFTPDSKAITYTKMSTNDNKSDDFLKHMKSLLHVIGTNPETDKILASKENNPNLNLLAEQFPDVAFSDNYSYIILEIGSTKSEILAFSAPYSELNNPKINWKPLIKYEDEITSYQIIGDQFFFLSHKNAPNYKIGLTDIKNPNIDNAKIIIPESNKVLRRIQKSKNFIYYTLSDGIVQDKYQINPKTLESKVIALPKGSNGGYALNSRENDNFLFFNNGWITPSTSYYFDGSTDRLEKSKQFIASGNYPDFSKQYSVKEVEIASHDGVMVPLSIIYPKNIKMDGSTPCYISGYGAYGLSRSPYYIGDNLMALLEQNTVIAFAHVRGGGEKGANWHKGGQKATKPNTWKDFIACSEYLIKEKYTSADKLIGNGASMGGVLIGRAITERPDLFKVALIEVGDTNIIRSEITPNGPNQIPEIGTLKNETDTKYLLEMDAQSKVKKGEKYPAVLVHTGMNDARVDSWIPGKFAAILQNYNSSDRPILLHVNYANGHFSNDLDVTYNDSADMFAFALWQVGNSKFQMAK from the coding sequence ATGATCAGAAAAACCGCTTTCACTCTTTTAGCTTTTATTACCAGTCAAATATCACAGGCTCAGTATCAATATCCTTCTACACTTGAACAACCTGTAGTAGATGATTATTACGGAACAAAAATCACAGATTCTTACCGTTGGCTAGAAGATATGAAAAAACCAGAAGTGCAAAAATGGTTTAAAGATCAAGGCGATTTTACCAATTCTCTTATTAAAAAAATATCTGGCCGTGATGCTCTTTTCAATAGAATGAAAGAAATTAGTACTTTGGCCGGAGATGATTATGGTTACGTAAAACAGTTAGGAAATAATTACTATTACACCAAAAAGAAAAAAGGAGAAAGTATTTATAAATTATATATCTGCAAAGGCTTAAACGGAACTGAGGTTTTATTATTAGACCCGAATACTTATAAAAAAGATGCAACGATTACAAGTTTCAATATTAGTCCAGATCAGAAAAAATTAGCGGTTACATTATCTCAAGATGGTGCCGAAGTTTGTGATCTCCGAATTATGGATATTGAATCTAAAACTTTTCTTCCAGACAATTTAAATCCTGTCTGGAGTGAATTTAGTTTTGAGTTTACACCTGACAGCAAAGCAATTACTTATACCAAAATGAGTACTAATGATAATAAAAGTGATGATTTTCTAAAACACATGAAATCTTTACTTCACGTTATTGGCACTAATCCGGAGACCGATAAAATACTGGCATCAAAAGAAAACAATCCCAATTTGAATCTTCTTGCTGAACAGTTTCCTGATGTTGCATTCTCAGACAATTATTCATACATAATTTTAGAAATCGGATCTACAAAAAGCGAAATATTAGCATTCTCTGCTCCCTATTCAGAACTTAATAATCCTAAAATAAATTGGAAACCGCTTATTAAATATGAAGATGAGATCACAAGCTATCAAATAATTGGAGACCAATTTTTCTTTCTTTCGCATAAAAATGCGCCCAATTATAAAATAGGATTAACAGATATTAAAAATCCAAATATTGATAATGCAAAAATTATAATCCCGGAGAGCAATAAAGTATTACGAAGAATACAGAAATCTAAAAACTTCATTTATTATACTTTAAGTGACGGAATTGTACAGGATAAATATCAAATTAATCCAAAAACATTAGAAAGTAAAGTAATCGCTCTTCCAAAAGGGTCAAATGGAGGTTATGCTTTAAATTCTCGTGAAAACGACAATTTCTTGTTTTTTAACAATGGCTGGATCACGCCTTCTACATCTTATTATTTTGATGGTTCAACTGATCGTTTAGAAAAGTCGAAACAATTTATTGCAAGCGGCAATTATCCTGACTTTTCAAAGCAATATAGTGTAAAAGAAGTTGAAATTGCAAGTCATGATGGCGTAATGGTTCCGTTATCTATTATTTATCCAAAAAACATTAAAATGGACGGCTCTACTCCTTGCTATATTAGTGGTTATGGTGCTTATGGATTAAGCAGGTCACCCTATTATATTGGCGATAATTTAATGGCATTGCTGGAGCAGAATACTGTAATTGCTTTTGCACACGTTAGAGGCGGTGGAGAAAAAGGAGCAAATTGGCACAAAGGAGGCCAAAAAGCGACGAAACCTAATACTTGGAAAGATTTTATTGCTTGTTCTGAATATTTGATCAAAGAAAAATACACTTCGGCAGACAAACTTATTGGAAATGGCGCAAGTATGGGCGGTGTATTAATTGGAAGAGCAATTACAGAACGTCCTGATCTTTTTAAAGTTGCACTTATTGAAGTTGGCGACACTAATATTATACGAAGTGAAATTACTCCGAATGGTCCTAATCAAATACCAGAAATCGGCACTTTAAAAAACGAAACAGATACCAAATATCTTTTAGAAATGGATGCGCAAAGCAAGGTAAAAAAAGGAGAGAAATATCCTGCAGTCTTAGTTCACACCGGAATGAATGATGCGCGAGTAGATTCTTGGATTCCAGGAAAATTTGCTGCTATTTTACAAAATTACAACAGTTCTGACAGACCAATATTATTACACGTAAATTATGCAAACGGACATTTTTCTAACGATCTGGATGTAACTTACAACGATAGTGCTGATATGTTTGCTTTTGCATTGTGGCAGGTTGGAAATTCAAAATTTCAGATGGCGAAGTAA
- a CDS encoding RNA polymerase sigma factor has protein sequence MHRDAQREVYEYMAPKLYRLCKRYLKKEEEIEEALADSFFTIFTKLDQLKEAYAFEAWARRITVNHCLATIRKATNFNMYLDDLKLISQPSVDELNTLEEEDLLNLLNHIPDGCKTVFNLFVIEGYGHKEIAEMLKISEGTSKSQLNAAKTKLKELVNKLYYQKAK, from the coding sequence ATGCACCGCGATGCGCAGCGTGAGGTGTACGAATACATGGCGCCAAAATTGTACCGCCTTTGCAAACGATATCTAAAAAAGGAAGAGGAAATTGAAGAAGCACTTGCCGATTCTTTCTTTACCATTTTTACCAAACTGGACCAATTAAAAGAAGCATATGCTTTTGAAGCCTGGGCCAGAAGAATAACCGTAAACCATTGTTTGGCGACAATTCGAAAAGCAACCAATTTCAACATGTATTTAGACGACCTAAAGCTGATTTCTCAGCCTTCTGTCGATGAACTAAATACGTTGGAAGAAGAAGATCTACTTAATTTATTAAACCATATTCCTGATGGCTGTAAAACGGTCTTTAACCTTTTTGTGATAGAAGGTTACGGACATAAAGAAATAGCCGAAATGCTGAAAATCTCTGAAGGCACCTCAAAATCACAATTGAATGCCGCTAAGACCAAACTGAAAGAACTGGTTAATAAACTGTATTATCAAAAAGCAAAATAG